One stretch of Pararhizobium qamdonense DNA includes these proteins:
- a CDS encoding glycosyltransferase family 2 protein → MFAQPKLTICVPSRNRQRYFQETIRSQLINLRTDVEYVFADNSDDAGIMNGFMQDILGDPRVKYLPSVDRVLSMVENWDRCVEAATGEFVCMIGDDDYADPDVADLIARTQAEYAKVDVMVWSRLTYNWPGNREKRCNVSVPLKTGVHKIPRAALYREFFSWKGDKATPNMAFGFYHGAVSMQVMNKIKGRFGGKYSEYPTVDFENVCKVLVTAEHLFYSERPFSVLGSCAESNSAKLTQLANAKERNALFMSESGRNIDEDPHMKAFPFPSILGLAACIAQVQNWFLTTYGYKPIAGWEANFAKACGLSCSMMDDRAAYETIADGYRAVFARWKGGKYLKDFKPVDYIHRPDTGFFTGISDDMLLMDEEIGGVETPMELYQLVEQVVAPMHELTFKSHETFKAA, encoded by the coding sequence ATGTTCGCCCAGCCGAAACTGACGATTTGTGTGCCCTCGCGAAACCGCCAGCGGTATTTCCAGGAAACGATCAGAAGCCAGTTGATCAACCTGCGCACGGATGTCGAATATGTTTTTGCCGATAATTCCGATGATGCCGGGATCATGAACGGTTTCATGCAGGATATTCTGGGCGATCCCCGGGTCAAATATCTGCCTTCGGTGGACCGCGTCCTGTCCATGGTCGAAAACTGGGACCGTTGCGTCGAGGCCGCCACCGGCGAATTCGTCTGCATGATCGGCGACGACGACTATGCCGACCCCGATGTCGCCGACCTGATTGCACGCACGCAGGCCGAATATGCCAAGGTCGATGTGATGGTCTGGAGCCGGTTGACCTATAATTGGCCGGGCAACCGCGAAAAACGCTGCAATGTCTCCGTTCCCTTGAAAACCGGCGTCCACAAGATCCCGCGCGCGGCGCTCTACCGGGAGTTCTTTTCCTGGAAAGGCGACAAGGCGACACCCAACATGGCGTTCGGCTTCTATCACGGCGCCGTCTCCATGCAGGTGATGAACAAGATCAAGGGCCGTTTCGGCGGCAAATATTCCGAATATCCGACGGTCGATTTCGAAAATGTCTGCAAGGTTCTCGTCACGGCAGAGCACCTTTTCTATTCGGAACGGCCGTTTTCGGTGCTGGGATCCTGCGCCGAGAGCAATTCCGCCAAGTTGACGCAACTCGCCAACGCGAAGGAGCGCAACGCACTGTTCATGAGCGAATCGGGCCGGAATATCGACGAAGACCCGCACATGAAGGCGTTTCCCTTTCCATCGATTCTGGGGCTGGCCGCCTGCATCGCCCAGGTGCAGAACTGGTTTTTGACGACCTACGGCTACAAGCCGATCGCCGGTTGGGAAGCCAATTTTGCAAAAGCCTGCGGCCTCAGCTGCAGCATGATGGATGATCGTGCGGCTTACGAAACCATCGCGGATGGATACAGAGCCGTCTTCGCGCGCTGGAAAGGCGGCAAATATCTCAAGGATTTCAAGCCGGTGGACTATATCCATCGCCCCGACACCGGTTTCTTCACGGGCATTTCCGACGATATGCTGTTGATGGATGAGGAGATCGGTGGGGTCGAGACGCCGATGGAGCTCTATCAGCTGGTCGAGCAGGTGGTCGCGCCAATGCACGAACTCACCTTTAAATCGCACGAGACCTTCAAGGCGGCGTGA
- the cydB gene encoding cytochrome d ubiquinol oxidase subunit II, producing the protein MVIDLPFVWAAIIAFAVLAYVILDGFDLGVGILFPFFPEKRDRDVMMNSVAPVWDGNETWLVLGGGGLLAVFPLAYSVILSALYAPIIAMLLGLVFRGVAFEYRWRTRRGEFLWNWAFAGGSMIAAFAQGVALGALVQGIPVADRAYAGAWWDWLTPFSIATGFAILIGYALLGSTWLILKTTGDLAERARKVALRTCFATIAAMGIVSLWTPFLEPIYLERWFSWPTAIFSVIVPVLVLGCFALLLIGIRAKRDAQPFLAALGLFVLGFAGIGISFYPYMVPPSVTIWDAAAPDSSLAFLLWGAAFLVPIILIYTGYAYWVFRGKIDPEEGYH; encoded by the coding sequence ATGGTCATTGATCTTCCTTTCGTCTGGGCGGCCATCATCGCCTTTGCGGTGCTCGCCTATGTCATTCTCGACGGTTTCGACCTCGGCGTCGGCATCCTCTTTCCGTTCTTTCCGGAAAAACGCGACCGCGACGTGATGATGAACTCCGTCGCCCCGGTCTGGGACGGCAACGAGACCTGGCTGGTGCTTGGCGGCGGCGGTTTGCTGGCGGTCTTTCCGCTCGCCTATTCGGTCATCCTGTCGGCCCTCTATGCGCCGATCATCGCCATGCTGCTCGGTCTGGTCTTTCGTGGCGTTGCCTTCGAATATCGCTGGCGCACCCGGCGCGGCGAGTTCCTGTGGAACTGGGCCTTTGCCGGCGGCTCGATGATTGCGGCGTTTGCGCAAGGGGTGGCGCTCGGCGCCCTGGTGCAGGGCATCCCGGTCGCAGACCGCGCCTATGCCGGGGCCTGGTGGGATTGGCTGACGCCGTTTTCCATCGCCACTGGGTTTGCCATCCTGATCGGCTATGCGCTTCTCGGCTCGACCTGGCTGATCCTGAAGACCACCGGCGATCTCGCTGAAAGAGCCCGCAAGGTGGCGCTGCGGACCTGCTTTGCCACGATCGCCGCCATGGGCATCGTCAGCTTGTGGACGCCGTTCCTCGAACCCATCTACCTGGAACGCTGGTTCAGCTGGCCGACGGCGATCTTCAGCGTTATCGTGCCGGTGCTGGTGCTCGGCTGCTTTGCGCTCCTGCTGATCGGCATCCGCGCCAAGCGTGACGCGCAGCCGTTTCTGGCGGCACTCGGGCTGTTCGTGCTCGGCTTTGCCGGCATCGGCATCAGCTTCTACCCCTATATGGTGCCGCCATCGGTGACCATCTGGGATGCCGCAGCGCCGGATTCCAGCCTTGCCTTCCTGTTATGGGGCGCGGCCTTCCTGGTCCCGATCATCCTGATCTATACCGGCTATGCCTATTGGGTGTTTCGCGGCAAGATCGATCCCGAGGAGGGCTATCACTGA
- a CDS encoding cephalosporin hydroxylase family protein produces MTTTDDRQEFEAHKEEMCLALGRDTQVFRQSIDTMIALDTYDYSYLWSWMGVPIIQLPADIMATQEIIWNTKPDIIIETGVARGGSMIFMASILAMTGNDKAKVIGVDIDIRAHNREAIETHPMASRIALIEGGSVDDSTLDAVRDLIPQGARVMVVLDSDHSYGHVLAECRAYGPLVTPGCYLVVADTAVGHVGEDQSPKKRSKSWFRGNDPLTALNDYLKETDRFEVDPVINGKLVLASSPGGYCVRLPDPA; encoded by the coding sequence ATGACGACCACCGACGACCGCCAGGAGTTTGAGGCCCATAAGGAAGAAATGTGCCTGGCGCTCGGCAGGGACACACAGGTTTTCAGGCAGTCGATCGACACGATGATTGCGCTCGATACCTATGACTATTCCTATCTCTGGAGCTGGATGGGGGTTCCAATCATCCAGCTTCCCGCCGATATCATGGCGACGCAGGAAATCATCTGGAACACGAAACCCGACATCATCATCGAGACCGGTGTTGCGCGCGGCGGCTCGATGATTTTCATGGCGTCGATCCTGGCCATGACCGGCAACGACAAGGCCAAGGTGATCGGTGTCGATATCGACATCCGCGCGCATAACCGCGAAGCCATCGAGACGCATCCGATGGCCAGCCGCATTGCGCTTATCGAGGGCGGCTCTGTCGATGACAGCACGCTCGATGCCGTGCGCGATCTGATCCCCCAAGGTGCACGGGTGATGGTGGTTCTCGACAGCGATCATTCCTATGGCCACGTGCTTGCCGAATGCCGCGCTTACGGTCCGCTGGTGACGCCGGGCTGCTACCTCGTCGTTGCCGATACGGCCGTTGGACATGTGGGCGAGGATCAGTCTCCGAAAAAACGCTCAAAATCCTGGTTCCGCGGCAATGATCCACTGACCGCGCTCAACGATTATCTGAAGGAAACAGACCGTTTTGAGGTCGATCCGGTCATCAACGGCAAGCTCGTTCTTGCCTCATCGCCGGGCGGTTATTGCGTCCGCCTGCCCGATCCGGCCTGA
- a CDS encoding metallophosphoesterase family protein: MIAIISDVHGNLPALKAVLEKIDALGCKTIISLGDVVGYYAQPGECVDLLRQRGIVNILGNHDHYIVSGEGCPRSKLVSDITEYQRGIITPDQVAWLAQSRSTITDGSTCFVHGGWQDPVDQYLYAIAETDIPTGAETLFAGHTHVQVLLDVNGKTFCNPGAVGQPRDGDPRAAFATYENGRIELRRADYDIDQTAFHMREAGFPAKCYENLYIGAQIGGRIDKIVLA; encoded by the coding sequence ATGATTGCGATCATTTCGGATGTTCACGGCAACCTTCCCGCACTGAAGGCCGTGCTTGAAAAGATCGATGCGCTCGGATGCAAGACCATCATCTCGCTCGGGGACGTCGTTGGTTACTATGCCCAGCCGGGCGAATGCGTCGATCTGCTGCGCCAAAGGGGTATCGTCAACATCCTCGGCAATCACGATCATTATATCGTCAGCGGCGAGGGCTGCCCCCGCTCGAAGCTGGTGTCGGATATTACCGAGTATCAGCGCGGTATCATCACGCCGGATCAGGTCGCATGGCTCGCCCAGTCCCGGTCCACCATAACAGACGGCTCGACCTGTTTCGTCCACGGTGGCTGGCAGGATCCGGTCGATCAGTATCTCTATGCGATCGCAGAAACGGATATTCCCACCGGGGCCGAAACGCTCTTTGCCGGGCATACGCATGTGCAGGTTCTGCTTGACGTGAACGGCAAGACCTTCTGCAATCCCGGCGCCGTTGGCCAGCCACGCGACGGCGATCCGCGCGCTGCATTTGCCACCTATGAGAATGGGCGGATCGAGCTGCGCCGGGCCGACTACGACATCGACCAGACCGCCTTTCACATGCGGGAAGCCGGCTTCCCGGCCAAATGCTATGAAAACCTCTATATCGGCGCGCAGATCGGTGGCCGGATCGATAAGATCGTGCTGGCCTGA
- a CDS encoding class I SAM-dependent methyltransferase, with the protein MKTENLDAVATEYRPDAATAIENDLILNWYPERIIRRFGSVGSILELGIGHGFTPGLFNAACERHVIIEGSQFVIDQFKTKSPDFKGEVVFSYFEEFETDERFDVIVMGFILEHVDDPGMLLERFKTFLKPGGRIFVAVPNAKSMNRRLGVELGKIDDIYSLNANDHAFGHKRQYCRDTLKHEMQSHGYAVSLEEGIYLKPLPLGVLKTLPDFKENLDAMLRVGIDFPDLCVALLMEGQLQ; encoded by the coding sequence ATGAAGACAGAAAATCTCGATGCCGTCGCAACCGAGTACCGTCCGGATGCCGCAACGGCGATCGAAAATGATCTCATCCTCAACTGGTACCCGGAGCGCATCATCCGCCGCTTCGGTTCGGTTGGCTCCATCCTCGAATTGGGGATCGGCCATGGCTTTACGCCCGGCCTGTTCAACGCTGCCTGCGAGCGGCACGTCATCATCGAAGGCTCGCAATTCGTCATCGATCAGTTCAAGACGAAAAGCCCGGACTTCAAAGGTGAAGTCGTCTTCTCCTATTTCGAGGAATTTGAAACTGACGAGCGGTTCGACGTCATCGTCATGGGCTTCATTCTCGAGCATGTGGATGATCCGGGCATGCTCTTGGAGCGCTTCAAGACGTTTCTGAAGCCGGGCGGGCGCATCTTCGTGGCCGTTCCCAATGCCAAATCGATGAACCGGCGGCTCGGTGTCGAGCTAGGCAAGATCGACGATATCTACAGCCTCAATGCCAATGACCACGCCTTCGGCCACAAACGCCAATATTGCCGGGACACGCTCAAGCATGAAATGCAGAGCCATGGTTATGCGGTGAGCCTGGAAGAGGGTATCTACCTCAAACCCCTGCCGCTCGGCGTTTTGAAGACCCTTCCCGATTTCAAGGAAAATCTCGATGCCATGCTGCGCGTTGGCATCGATTTTCCGGATCTGTGCGTGGCGCTTCTGATGGAAGGCCAGCTGCAATGA
- a CDS encoding WbqC family protein produces MSRTIVISQSMYFPWVGLLEQIRLADVFVHYDDVQYSKGSFSNRVQIKGVNGTGWMTLPLRDYHLGQRIDEVLLDSRTDWRGKHREMLRQAYRKAPFRDEMLDVVDRVFAGEAATVADVSRRSMLELSRYFGLDKTQFLSSDMLPVPGASSERVCDIVGHLQGDVYVTGHGARAYLNHALFEERGIAVEYMHYQRTAYPQLHGDFTPYVTALDLIANCGAQGAAMIHSGTVGWKEFTQ; encoded by the coding sequence ATGAGCCGGACCATCGTCATCTCACAATCGATGTACTTTCCCTGGGTGGGTCTGCTTGAGCAGATTCGCCTGGCGGATGTTTTCGTTCACTACGACGATGTGCAATATTCAAAGGGCAGTTTCAGCAATCGGGTTCAGATCAAGGGCGTCAACGGTACAGGCTGGATGACGCTGCCTTTGCGCGACTACCATCTGGGCCAGCGCATAGACGAGGTGCTTTTGGACAGCAGGACGGATTGGCGTGGCAAGCATCGCGAAATGTTGCGCCAGGCCTATCGCAAGGCCCCGTTTCGCGACGAGATGCTTGATGTCGTCGATCGCGTCTTTGCCGGGGAAGCCGCAACGGTTGCGGATGTATCGCGCCGGTCGATGCTGGAGCTTTCCCGCTATTTCGGTTTGGACAAGACGCAGTTTTTATCCTCGGACATGCTGCCTGTCCCTGGTGCCAGCAGCGAGCGGGTCTGCGACATCGTCGGTCATCTTCAAGGAGATGTCTACGTCACCGGGCACGGCGCTCGCGCCTATCTGAACCACGCGCTTTTCGAGGAGCGGGGTATTGCGGTGGAATATATGCACTATCAGCGCACGGCGTATCCGCAACTGCACGGCGATTTCACGCCGTATGTGACCGCTTTGGACCTCATAGCCAATTGTGGTGCGCAGGGCGCAGCCATGATTCATTCAGGAACTGTCGGTTGGAAGGAATTCACGCAATGA
- a CDS encoding dTDP-4-dehydrorhamnose 3,5-epimerase family protein — translation MSARFTAHVTPLEGLAVISRKTLSDDRGFLSRLFCEEDLVPFGWQGHIAQLNETGTRHKGTVRGMHFQHPPYAEIKLVTCTRGRVLDIAVDIRTQSPTFLQHFAVELSEDNACSLLIPEGFAHGFQALTDDVRMIYAHSKPYAAASESGLNPQDPALGIGWPLPVVNLSPRDQAHPLLSPDYRGIAA, via the coding sequence ATGAGCGCGCGGTTCACGGCGCATGTCACGCCACTTGAGGGGCTTGCCGTCATCAGCCGCAAAACCCTGTCGGACGACCGGGGTTTCCTGTCGCGGCTGTTTTGCGAAGAGGATCTTGTTCCCTTCGGCTGGCAGGGGCACATCGCCCAGCTCAACGAAACCGGTACGCGCCACAAGGGCACGGTTCGCGGCATGCACTTCCAGCACCCACCTTATGCCGAGATCAAGCTCGTCACCTGTACGCGAGGCCGTGTGCTCGATATCGCCGTCGATATCCGGACACAATCGCCGACATTCCTTCAGCATTTCGCCGTCGAACTGTCGGAAGACAATGCCTGCTCGCTGCTGATCCCCGAAGGTTTCGCGCATGGGTTCCAGGCGCTGACTGATGATGTGCGCATGATCTATGCCCATTCCAAGCCCTATGCGGCGGCGTCCGAGAGCGGTCTCAATCCGCAGGACCCCGCACTTGGCATCGGCTGGCCGCTGCCGGTTGTTAACCTGTCGCCGCGCGATCAGGCGCACCCGCTGCTATCACCGGATTATCGGGGGATCGCCGCATGA
- a CDS encoding ATP-grasp domain-containing protein, producing MPNSAVKKSGETITVVVTAVGALIGQGIIRSLRLSGMSVRIIGVDRDPCGIGPFWCDAFFAKPAVDESSSAYLDFWKNLLTDEAVNLVLPGLELDVLFFSRNRADFAGLDARIVLNDAGVIELAQDKWDFGLELERLGLPAIPARLGAGWTDCARELGLPLLLKPRQGNGSRGIAVLHDEDDFNYWSRKSKDAFLIQKFIGSDEQEFTVGAFGFGDGTALRPIIFRRKLSVAGNTQYAEVVDHKVLTDMVTRLAAIFKPVGPTNYQFRMDGETPYLLEINPRFSSSTSLRAAFGYNEAAMSVEYYLHGKRPETPKIRPGRGWRYYEDLVAP from the coding sequence ATGCCAAACAGTGCCGTGAAAAAGTCAGGCGAAACGATCACCGTTGTGGTGACGGCAGTCGGCGCGCTGATCGGGCAGGGGATCATCCGGTCCCTGCGGCTGTCAGGCATGTCGGTGCGGATCATCGGTGTGGATCGCGACCCCTGCGGTATTGGCCCCTTTTGGTGCGATGCGTTCTTTGCCAAGCCCGCTGTTGACGAAAGTTCGAGCGCCTATCTCGATTTCTGGAAAAACCTGCTGACCGACGAGGCCGTCAATCTCGTGCTGCCAGGGCTCGAACTCGACGTTCTGTTCTTCAGCCGCAACCGGGCCGATTTTGCCGGTCTCGATGCGCGCATCGTGCTCAATGATGCCGGGGTCATCGAGCTGGCGCAGGATAAATGGGATTTCGGCCTGGAACTGGAACGGCTCGGATTGCCGGCAATTCCGGCGCGGCTCGGAGCGGGCTGGACAGATTGTGCCCGGGAACTCGGCCTCCCGCTTTTGCTGAAGCCGCGTCAGGGCAACGGTTCGCGCGGCATCGCCGTCCTGCATGACGAGGACGATTTCAACTACTGGAGCCGCAAGAGCAAGGACGCGTTTCTCATTCAGAAATTCATCGGCAGCGATGAGCAGGAATTCACCGTCGGCGCTTTCGGCTTTGGCGATGGCACCGCGCTGCGGCCGATCATTTTTCGCCGGAAACTGTCTGTCGCCGGCAACACGCAATATGCCGAGGTCGTCGATCACAAAGTGCTGACTGACATGGTGACCCGGCTGGCGGCAATCTTCAAGCCGGTGGGGCCGACCAATTATCAGTTCCGCATGGATGGCGAAACGCCTTATCTTCTGGAGATCAACCCGCGCTTTTCCAGCAGCACGTCCCTGCGTGCCGCCTTCGGCTATAACGAGGCGGCGATGTCAGTTGAATACTATCTGCACGGCAAGAGACCCGAAACGCCCAAAATCCGCCCCGGCCGTGGCTGGCGCTATTACGAAGACCTTGTGGCACCATGA
- a CDS encoding DegT/DnrJ/EryC1/StrS family aminotransferase codes for MTGAAPRISYTRPSITELEIAYAADAAANGWGDRCYDYIVRFEDGFRRHLGAAHAIATSSCTGAMHMGLSALGIGRGDEVILADTNWIATAAPIVHLGATPVFVDILPGSWCIDPAEVERHVTQRTKAIIATHIYGNLCDMDRLLDIGRRHGIPVIEDAAEAIGSQWHGRRAGSMGTFGTFSFHGTKTLTTGEGGMFVTSDSALFEKVLTLSNHGRARNQKKQFWPDDLGFKYKMSNIQAALGCAQLERVEELIARKRAILASYADKLNGYPGISLNPENTGTINGAWMPTAVFDRDTGITRELLQQAFAAANIDARVFFHPLTSLPMFAERRENRHAWDIPERAINLPSYHDMTEAEIDRVTDVIDSLTGTRATGKPYMAKSA; via the coding sequence ATGACCGGGGCCGCGCCGAGAATTTCCTATACACGGCCTTCGATCACCGAGCTGGAGATCGCCTATGCGGCCGACGCCGCTGCCAATGGCTGGGGCGACCGCTGCTACGACTATATCGTCCGGTTCGAAGATGGTTTCCGCCGGCATCTCGGCGCCGCCCATGCCATCGCCACATCGAGCTGCACCGGCGCCATGCATATGGGCCTGAGCGCACTCGGGATCGGGCGCGGCGACGAGGTGATCCTCGCCGACACGAACTGGATCGCCACAGCCGCCCCCATCGTCCATCTCGGCGCCACGCCGGTCTTTGTCGATATCCTGCCCGGCAGCTGGTGCATCGATCCGGCCGAGGTCGAGCGCCACGTGACGCAGCGCACCAAAGCGATCATCGCCACCCATATCTACGGCAATCTCTGCGACATGGACCGGCTGCTGGATATTGGCCGCCGCCACGGCATCCCGGTGATTGAAGATGCTGCCGAGGCGATCGGGTCGCAATGGCACGGCCGGCGCGCGGGATCGATGGGAACCTTCGGCACTTTCTCCTTTCACGGCACCAAGACGCTGACGACAGGCGAAGGCGGCATGTTCGTGACCAGCGACAGCGCTCTGTTCGAAAAGGTGCTGACGCTCAGCAACCATGGCCGCGCCCGCAACCAGAAAAAACAATTCTGGCCGGATGATCTCGGCTTCAAATACAAGATGTCGAACATCCAGGCCGCGCTTGGCTGCGCCCAGCTGGAGCGGGTCGAAGAGCTGATCGCTCGCAAACGCGCAATTCTCGCGAGCTATGCCGACAAGCTGAACGGCTATCCGGGCATCAGCCTCAACCCCGAAAATACCGGCACCATCAACGGCGCCTGGATGCCAACGGCCGTGTTCGACCGCGATACCGGCATCACCCGCGAGCTGCTGCAGCAGGCATTCGCTGCGGCCAATATCGATGCGCGCGTCTTCTTCCACCCCTTGACGAGCCTGCCGATGTTTGCGGAGCGGCGCGAAAACCGGCATGCCTGGGATATTCCGGAGCGCGCCATCAACCTGCCGAGTTATCACGACATGACCGAGGCGGAGATCGACCGCGTGACCGATGTCATCGACAGCCTGACCGGCACCCGTGCAACCGGCAAACCATACATGGCGAAGTCCGCCTGA
- the rfbG gene encoding CDP-glucose 4,6-dehydratase, which produces MTMMNEFWRGKRVLVTGHTGFKGSWLALWLRELGADVSGLSLAPQTEPSLHRLLGGGMDGPGIIDIRDRDAVTHHVLKTKPQIVFHLAAQALVRAGYRNPAETYDINVIGTANLLDALRVSEDVRSIVVVTTDKVYHNAENGLAFMESDPLGGHDPYSASKAAAEIVAASYRASFFAPRRIGLATARAGNVIGGGDWAQDRLIPDAVRAWQDGAILQVRRPRAVRPWQHVLEPLGGYMGLAERLWQAPDGVESYNFGPDHGEAASVGAVLKMAERHFGGGAMVLGDGTDGPHEAGYLVLDSAKARADLGYQPRWRLAETVKRTMEWYRSQGEGQAALDLCLADIRDFAGLTVRNEPLRAAG; this is translated from the coding sequence ATGACGATGATGAACGAATTCTGGCGCGGCAAAAGAGTTCTGGTGACCGGCCATACCGGCTTCAAGGGCAGTTGGCTTGCACTCTGGCTGCGCGAACTGGGCGCCGACGTATCGGGCCTGTCGCTTGCGCCGCAGACCGAGCCGTCGCTGCATCGTCTGCTCGGCGGCGGCATGGACGGCCCCGGCATTATCGATATCCGCGACCGCGATGCCGTGACGCATCATGTGCTGAAAACCAAGCCGCAGATCGTCTTCCATCTGGCAGCCCAGGCGCTTGTGCGCGCCGGTTATCGCAATCCGGCCGAGACCTACGATATCAACGTCATCGGCACGGCCAATCTGCTCGACGCCCTGCGGGTCTCGGAGGATGTGCGCTCGATCGTCGTGGTGACCACCGATAAGGTCTACCACAATGCCGAGAACGGCCTTGCCTTCATGGAGAGCGATCCGCTCGGCGGCCATGATCCCTATAGCGCCAGCAAGGCGGCAGCGGAAATCGTCGCGGCAAGCTACCGCGCCTCGTTCTTTGCACCCCGCAGGATCGGCCTTGCCACGGCACGCGCCGGCAATGTCATCGGCGGCGGCGACTGGGCGCAGGACCGGCTCATCCCCGATGCGGTGCGGGCCTGGCAGGACGGCGCCATCTTGCAGGTCCGCCGCCCGCGCGCCGTGCGCCCCTGGCAGCACGTGCTTGAGCCGCTCGGCGGCTATATGGGATTGGCCGAGCGCCTGTGGCAGGCGCCAGATGGCGTTGAGAGCTACAATTTCGGCCCGGATCACGGCGAAGCGGCCTCCGTCGGCGCGGTCCTGAAAATGGCGGAACGGCATTTCGGTGGCGGCGCGATGGTGCTGGGCGACGGGACGGACGGGCCCCATGAAGCCGGTTATCTGGTGCTCGACAGCGCCAAGGCGCGCGCCGATCTCGGCTACCAGCCGCGCTGGCGGCTCGCTGAAACCGTCAAGCGGACCATGGAATGGTACAGATCGCAAGGCGAGGGGCAGGCGGCACTGGATTTGTGCCTTGCCGACATCCGCGATTTTGCCGGGCTTACCGTCCGGAACGAACCTTTGCGGGCGGCCGGATGA
- a CDS encoding class I SAM-dependent methyltransferase, whose translation MKCRHCGSAHMVPFLDLGTAPPSNSYVNADARHLPELWYPLVIRCCRECRLVQTEDFADRETFFSSSYAYFSSFSTSWLDHAKRYVADMQARFGLNGTSHIVEVAANDGYLLQYAQARGIGCLGIEPTASTAAAARAKGIEIVEEFFGAELGERLAAEGRSADLTAANNVLAHVPDINDFVAGFARLLKENGVATFEFPHLLNMVREAQFDTAYHEHYSYLSLTAVNRVFEANGLSVFDVETTPWHGGSLRVFAQRSDTGSHIVTASVAATLAEEQAAGMLDDAFYTGFQAAAQTVRDGFLTFLIESRQKGLKVAAYGAAAKGNTLINFSGVKPDLLAFVVDKNPAKQGFLLPGSRIPIVTEEFLKAEKPERVVILPWNLQAEIRQQLSYISDWGGKFVTAVPDLTVHP comes from the coding sequence ATGAAATGCCGCCACTGCGGATCAGCGCATATGGTGCCCTTCCTGGATCTCGGCACCGCGCCGCCGTCCAATTCCTATGTCAATGCCGATGCGCGCCATCTGCCGGAACTCTGGTATCCGCTGGTGATCCGCTGCTGCCGGGAATGCCGCCTAGTGCAGACCGAGGATTTTGCCGATCGCGAAACGTTCTTTTCCTCAAGCTATGCCTATTTCAGCTCGTTTTCCACCTCCTGGCTTGATCATGCCAAACGTTATGTCGCCGATATGCAGGCTCGTTTCGGCCTGAACGGGACCTCCCATATCGTCGAGGTCGCCGCCAATGACGGCTATCTGCTGCAATATGCGCAGGCGCGCGGCATCGGCTGCCTGGGCATCGAGCCGACGGCAAGCACGGCGGCGGCGGCGCGCGCAAAGGGTATCGAGATTGTCGAGGAATTTTTCGGTGCCGAACTTGGCGAAAGGCTGGCTGCGGAAGGCCGTTCCGCTGATCTGACGGCCGCCAACAACGTGCTGGCGCATGTGCCCGATATCAACGATTTCGTCGCTGGCTTTGCGCGGCTGTTGAAGGAAAACGGGGTCGCCACGTTCGAGTTTCCGCACCTGCTCAACATGGTACGCGAGGCTCAGTTCGATACCGCCTATCACGAACACTATTCCTACCTGTCGCTGACAGCGGTCAACCGCGTTTTCGAGGCGAACGGCTTGTCCGTCTTCGATGTCGAGACGACGCCATGGCATGGCGGCAGCCTGCGGGTGTTTGCGCAGCGCAGCGATACCGGCAGCCACATCGTGACGGCATCGGTCGCGGCCACGCTGGCTGAGGAGCAGGCGGCGGGCATGCTGGACGATGCCTTCTACACCGGCTTCCAGGCGGCGGCGCAAACCGTGCGCGACGGCTTCCTGACATTCCTGATCGAGAGCCGGCAAAAGGGCCTGAAAGTCGCAGCCTATGGCGCAGCCGCCAAGGGCAATACGCTGATCAATTTCTCCGGCGTCAAACCCGATCTGCTTGCTTTCGTCGTCGACAAGAACCCGGCCAAGCAGGGCTTCCTGCTGCCCGGAAGCCGCATTCCGATCGTTACGGAAGAATTTCTCAAAGCTGAAAAACCGGAAAGAGTGGTGATACTGCCATGGAACCTTCAGGCCGAAATCAGGCAGCAACTTTCGTATATCAGCGATTGGGGTGGCAAGTTCGTGACCGCAGTGCCGGACCTGACGGTGCACCCGTAG
- a CDS encoding chorismate mutase family protein produces the protein MHKRPADCTSMSEIRVEIDRIDQALMALFQERWGYIGRAAEIKKPAGLKADIPSRVDEVRLNARRSAEAAGLDPDFYEEIWARLIRHSIAHEQDILGESGK, from the coding sequence ATGCACAAACGTCCGGCAGACTGCACATCGATGAGCGAGATCCGCGTCGAGATCGACCGGATCGACCAGGCATTGATGGCGCTCTTTCAGGAACGCTGGGGCTATATCGGCCGCGCGGCCGAGATCAAGAAACCGGCAGGGCTGAAGGCCGACATCCCCTCGCGCGTCGATGAAGTCCGGCTGAATGCCCGCCGGAGCGCGGAGGCGGCGGGGCTGGATCCGGATTTCTACGAGGAGATCTGGGCGCGGCTGATCCGGCATTCGATCGCGCACGAGCAGGATATTCTCGGCGAAAGCGGAAAATAG